The proteins below are encoded in one region of Mesoplasma melaleucae:
- a CDS encoding ATP-dependent helicase — protein sequence MNNLLLELNEQQLAAVTITDKPLRIVAGAGSGKTKVIITKIAYLIQELEMAPYKILAVTFTNKAAREMRDRVNKIIPDLITNPHISTFHAWCSRVLREDYELIGLAKNFLIIDQSDQIAIVRNLINEHFSHLTELKKYTEKKIIYRIGNWKNDLISPLEAMEDCYSWLERAIATLYLKYEEYLKTIHSIDFNDLQVLVFKLFNEHPETLEKWRNRYDYVMVDEFQDTNDLQFDLIKFLTRDKNNLTVVGDPDQTIYSWRGAKVDIILNFNKTFSNGISIVLNENYRSTQKILDLANDFINNNKNREEKDIFTNNESGDLPTVKECQSRNDEARYVTLKIKELIKEGYEYKDIFVLYRLNAWSPEFEKEFQNNKIPFQLIGGIRFKDRKVIKEANAFLRTLATQDEQAIERVLKSIPKVGDVTIKKLKEKAQDMHVSLYDLIVNEDELHINQVSKHLTTIRSVLSKAVYIYNESKNIRVVLQFMLVESGYIQKLIHTEKKEDISYIESLYDQLENFDKSYQSDESENETTEKIISYLQEEALLNSDADDIEAQKVTLLTVHAAKGLENKIVFVVGLNQDIFPGRLSSNSLREIEEERRTLYVAITRAEEKLFVTYIKGEFSFISQAELAPSKFIKEFNQDLYQFEGRYQKSINPFANTSHIGEKTSQNQSKTTSVGYMKNDVIEHMIFGEGVVIEVNEQTMKVAFSSCYGIMPISVTDPTISKKN from the coding sequence ATGAATAATTTACTTTTAGAATTAAATGAACAACAATTGGCAGCGGTAACTATAACTGATAAACCGCTAAGAATTGTTGCTGGTGCTGGTTCAGGTAAAACAAAAGTTATTATAACTAAAATTGCTTATTTAATTCAAGAACTTGAAATGGCTCCTTACAAAATACTTGCAGTTACATTTACAAATAAAGCAGCAAGAGAAATGCGAGATCGTGTTAATAAAATTATTCCTGATTTAATTACAAATCCGCATATTTCAACTTTTCATGCATGATGTTCTAGAGTTTTAAGAGAAGATTATGAATTAATTGGATTAGCTAAAAACTTTTTAATCATTGATCAAAGTGATCAAATTGCAATTGTTAGAAATTTAATTAATGAACATTTTAGTCATTTAACAGAATTAAAAAAATATACTGAAAAGAAAATTATTTATAGAATTGGGAATTGAAAAAATGATTTAATTTCTCCTTTAGAAGCAATGGAAGATTGCTACAGTTGACTTGAGCGAGCAATAGCAACTTTATATTTAAAATACGAAGAATATTTAAAAACTATTCATTCAATTGATTTTAATGATTTACAAGTTTTAGTTTTTAAACTATTTAATGAACATCCAGAAACTTTAGAAAAATGAAGAAATAGATATGACTATGTAATGGTTGATGAGTTTCAAGATACAAATGATTTACAATTTGATTTAATAAAGTTTTTAACAAGAGATAAAAATAATTTAACTGTTGTTGGTGATCCCGATCAAACTATTTATTCATGACGTGGTGCAAAAGTAGACATCATTTTAAACTTTAATAAAACATTTTCGAATGGTATTAGCATAGTATTAAATGAAAATTATCGTTCAACACAAAAGATTTTAGATTTAGCGAATGATTTTATTAATAACAATAAAAACCGTGAAGAAAAAGATATCTTTACAAATAATGAATCTGGAGATTTACCAACTGTTAAAGAATGTCAATCAAGAAATGATGAAGCAAGATATGTAACTTTGAAAATTAAAGAGTTAATTAAAGAAGGTTATGAATACAAAGATATTTTTGTACTCTATCGTCTAAATGCTTGATCACCAGAATTTGAAAAAGAATTTCAAAATAATAAAATACCTTTCCAATTAATTGGAGGTATTAGATTTAAAGACAGAAAAGTTATTAAAGAAGCTAATGCATTTTTAAGAACTTTAGCAACACAAGATGAACAAGCAATTGAAAGAGTTTTAAAAAGCATTCCAAAAGTTGGAGATGTAACAATTAAAAAACTAAAAGAAAAAGCACAAGATATGCATGTTTCACTTTATGACTTAATTGTTAATGAAGATGAGTTACATATTAATCAAGTTTCAAAGCATTTAACAACTATTAGAAGTGTTCTTTCAAAAGCTGTTTATATTTACAATGAAAGTAAAAACATTAGAGTTGTTCTTCAATTCATGTTAGTTGAGTCAGGATATATTCAAAAACTAATTCATACAGAAAAAAAAGAAGATATTAGTTACATTGAATCATTATATGATCAGCTTGAAAACTTTGACAAATCATATCAAAGTGATGAAAGTGAAAATGAAACAACAGAAAAAATTATTTCATACTTACAAGAAGAAGCTTTATTAAATTCTGATGCAGATGATATTGAAGCTCAAAAAGTTACGTTATTAACAGTCCATGCAGCAAAGGGATTAGAAAATAAAATTGTTTTTGTTGTAGGATTAAACCAAGATATTTTTCCAGGAAGATTATCATCAAATTCGCTAAGAGAAATTGAAGAAGAACGAAGAACATTATATGTTGCAATTACTCGTGCAGAAGAAAAGTTATTTGTAACTTATATTAAAGGTGAGTTTTCATTTATTTCTCAAGCTGAATTAGCACCTTCAAAATTTATTAAAGAGTTCAATCAAGATTTATATCAATTTGAAGGAAGATATCAAAAAAGTATCAACCCATTTGCTAATACAAGTCATATTGGAGAAAAAACATCACAAAACCAATCTAAAACAACATCAGTTGGTTATATGAAAAATGATGTAATAGAACATATGATTTTTGGTGAAGGTGTTGTTATTGAAGTAAACGAACAAACAATGAAAGTCGCCTTCAGTTCATGCTATGGAATAATGCCTATTTCTGTCACTGATCCTACAATCTCAAAGAAAAATTAA